The [Actinobacillus] rossii genome contains a region encoding:
- a CDS encoding transposase, whose amino-acid sequence MFYSNNPLIKHKTGLLNLAEELGNISQACKAMGMSRDTFYRYQQAVEQGGVEALLNQTRRVPNIKNRVDEHIEQAVVKFALDFPAYGQVRVSNELRKQGVFVSAGGVRSIWLRHNLADFKQRLNALEKEVAEKGIILNESQVQALERKKEDDISSGEIETAHPGYLGSQDTFYVGNLKGVGRIYQQTFVDTYSKVAFAKLYTMKTAIAAADMLNDKVLPFFEAQGLPMLRILTDRGSEYCGKVENHDYELYLAINDIEHTKTKVKHPQTNGICERFHKTILQEFYQVAFRQKIYTDLATLQADLDEWLMYYNHHRTHQGKMCCGRTPMATLLDGKGIWAEKNLSSN is encoded by the coding sequence ATGTTTTATTCTAACAATCCGCTCATTAAACACAAGACCGGTTTACTCAATTTAGCAGAAGAACTCGGAAACATTTCTCAAGCTTGTAAAGCGATGGGAATGAGCCGAGATACATTCTATCGCTATCAACAAGCCGTAGAGCAAGGCGGTGTTGAAGCATTACTTAATCAAACTCGTCGGGTACCGAATATCAAAAATAGAGTAGACGAGCACATTGAGCAAGCTGTTGTAAAATTTGCCCTAGATTTTCCAGCTTACGGACAAGTTCGAGTGAGTAACGAACTTCGCAAGCAAGGTGTGTTTGTTTCAGCCGGTGGTGTTCGTTCCATTTGGCTACGTCATAATCTTGCTGACTTTAAACAGCGTTTAAATGCACTAGAGAAAGAAGTAGCTGAGAAAGGCATTATTCTAAATGAAAGTCAAGTCCAAGCCTTGGAACGTAAGAAAGAGGATGATATATCGAGTGGAGAAATTGAAACCGCTCATCCGGGCTATTTAGGTTCACAAGATACCTTTTATGTAGGTAATTTAAAAGGTGTTGGACGCATTTATCAGCAAACATTTGTTGATACTTATAGCAAGGTTGCTTTTGCAAAGCTCTACACAATGAAAACCGCAATTGCCGCTGCAGATATGCTCAATGATAAAGTCCTGCCGTTCTTTGAAGCCCAAGGATTACCGATGTTGCGTATTCTCACCGACCGTGGCAGTGAATATTGTGGCAAAGTGGAAAATCACGATTATGAGCTTTATTTAGCGATAAATGACATAGAGCATACTAAAACGAAAGTGAAGCATCCACAGACGAATGGTATCTGTGAACGTTTTCATAAGACTATCTTACAAGAATTTTACCAAGTCGCATTTAGGCAGAAAATATATACGGATTTAGCGACATTACAAGCTGATTTAGATGAGTGGTTAATGTATTATAATCACCATCGAACACATCAAGGAAAAATGTGCTGTGGCAGAACACCGATGGCAACATTACTTGATGGAAAAGGGATTTGGGCAGAAAAGAATTTAAGCTCAAATTAA
- a CDS encoding Transposase and inactivated derivatives gives MNEKQLHALAAEFAKNLKTPEDLNQFSRMLKKITVEAALNGELTDHLGYEKHQPGKGKNARNGYTSKTVICDEGEIEIETPRDRDCTFEPQLIKKNQTRITGMDEQIIALYAKGLSNQEIVEMFKELYDADVSTSLISRVTDAVKERVMEWQNRPLDAVYPIVYPDCIVVKVRQDGRIINKSVFVALGVNLEGHKELLGLWIAENEGAKFWANVLTELQNRGLKDIFIACVDGLKGFPEAINAVYPKTKIQLCIVHLVRNSLKFVSWKDYKAVTADLKQVYQAQTEAQARENLTALSQKWQAKYPLVAKGWEDNRANIATFFDYPADIRKAIYTTNAVESLNSVIRRVIKKRNVFPTDDSVFKVIWLAIKDASKKWTMPIQNRKPAMNRFMIDFGDRLDDHR, from the coding sequence ATGAACGAAAAACAACTTCACGCCTTGGCAGCGGAATTTGCCAAAAACCTAAAAACACCGGAAGACCTCAATCAATTTTCACGGATGCTCAAAAAAATCACCGTCGAGGCTGCGTTAAATGGTGAACTGACCGACCATCTTGGTTATGAAAAACACCAGCCTGGAAAAGGTAAAAATGCACGTAACGGTTACACATCTAAGACCGTCATTTGTGATGAAGGTGAGATAGAAATTGAGACACCTCGTGACCGTGACTGCACCTTTGAACCGCAACTTATCAAGAAAAACCAAACCCGCATCACAGGAATGGATGAGCAGATTATTGCCTTATATGCCAAGGGTTTAAGTAATCAGGAAATCGTTGAAATGTTCAAAGAACTCTATGATGCGGATGTGTCAACCAGCCTGATTTCTCGCGTTACCGACGCTGTGAAAGAACGCGTAATGGAATGGCAAAATCGCCCGCTTGATGCGGTTTATCCAATTGTTTACCCGGATTGTATCGTAGTGAAAGTACGCCAAGATGGACGAATTATCAACAAATCCGTGTTTGTTGCCTTGGGTGTGAATCTTGAAGGACATAAAGAGTTATTGGGGCTTTGGATTGCTGAAAATGAAGGTGCGAAGTTCTGGGCGAATGTGCTGACAGAGCTTCAAAATCGAGGCTTGAAAGACATTTTTATTGCCTGTGTAGACGGTTTAAAAGGCTTCCCGGAAGCCATCAATGCAGTCTATCCTAAAACGAAGATTCAGCTTTGCATTGTGCATTTAGTGCGTAACAGCTTGAAATTCGTTTCGTGGAAAGATTACAAAGCCGTCACCGCAGATTTAAAGCAGGTTTATCAGGCCCAGACGGAAGCACAAGCTCGCGAAAATCTGACCGCACTTTCGCAAAAATGGCAGGCAAAATACCCGCTTGTGGCGAAAGGCTGGGAAGATAACCGGGCAAATATAGCCACATTTTTTGATTATCCGGCTGATATTCGTAAAGCGATTTATACCACGAATGCCGTGGAATCGCTTAATAGCGTGATTCGTCGCGTGATTAAAAAACGAAATGTATTCCCGACGGATGATTCAGTTTTCAAAGTGATTTGGCTTGCGATTAAAGATGCATCAAAAAAATGGACAATGCCGATTCAGAACCGGAAACCGGCGATGAATCGATTTATGATTGATTTTGGTGATCGCCTAGACGATCACCGTTAA